AAGTGTGGAATGGCCAAGAAGATAACGAGCACTTAGTTGAAGTGGTAAAAAGCCTCGATACAGAGCATGCAGATTTTGCAAAACTTGTATACCAAGGCTTAGAGCAGCGTTACCCGAAGTAATTATTTAACGGGGATAAACTCGCGAAAATCGATGGTCGATAAAAAGCCATCAAATTGCTTATGCGGTTGCTTACTATCAGGGTTGGCAACCGCAAGTATATGGCCAATACCAAACTCTTTTGCTGCATCAAGCACGGCAGGGCTGTCATCCACAAATAAAGTCCGTTCCTTATCGAACTGCCATTCTTGATGTACTTGTTGCCATAATGGTTGATGCTCTTTACTCACGCCATATTGGTGAGTTGAGATCACCCCATCTAAATAATTATCGATAGCAGTATGTTCAAACTTTAACATGGCACAATCTGGGTGCGCGTTAGTAAGCATGATCAATTGCTTGCCTGCTTTTCTAAGCTCAGTTAAGAAAGGCGGAACATCTTCACGAATTCTGATTAAATGTTGAATGTCGCGTTTTAACGTCATAATGGGCAAATCAAGTTGTTGTTGCCAATAATCTAAGCAGTACCAATTAATTTGTCCGTGAACTTGTTGATAACGATGCAAAATGTCAGCTTTTGCTTCGTCTAAGCTGATTTTATGTTTACGCGCATATTGCTCGGGAATAACGGTTAGCCAAAAGTAATTATCGTAATGCAAATCGAGTAGGGTGCCATCCATATCTAACAACACAGTATCGATTTTTGACCAATTTAACATAGGCAATTCACTTTAAAAGATTTATGATGAGCATAACCGCCATGATAGCAAATTAATGCCAATGACACAGAAAAAGCATCCTACACCACCGCAAATTTTGTCTAATGAAGTTGTCGCTAAAAGTCGACTATTTACTGTTGAATCTCTCGAATTAAAGTTCTCAAATGATGAGCAAAGGCAATACGAAAGAATTCGAGGCGGTGGCAGAGGGGCAGTTATGATTGTGCCAGTAACGGCCGATAACGAACTGTTATTAGTGCGAGAATATTGTGCAGGCACCAATGATTATCAGTTGGGCTTTCCAAAGGGCCTGATTGACCCAGGCGAAACACCACAGCAAGCTGCAGACCGTGAGCTTAAAGAAGAAGTTGGTTTTGGTGCTAAGCATTTCGCTGAACTTAAAAAAGTCAGCATGGCGCCGAGTTACTTTAATGCCACTATGCATATTTTATATGCTGAAGATCTCTACCCTGAAACCTTACCTGGTGATGAGCCTGAACCGCTTGTCGTTGTAAAATGGCCAATAAGTGATTGGCAATCATTATTGCAACAAGAAGACTTTACTGAAGCACGAAGTGTCGCAGCTTTGCTATTATTAACAAAGTACTTAGAGTCGGGAGCGGGCAATGAATGATTTTTTAGAACCGTGTATTCGGTTAGCTGAGCAAGCAGGCGATGCCATTATGGCCATTTATCAGCAGGATGATATTGGTGCTGAGCAAAAGTCAGATCATACTCCGGTCACCAAGGCTGACTTAGCATCGAACGATGTATTAATGGCTGGTTTGAAAGTCATAGCCCCTGATATTCCAATTATGTCAGAAGAAACACCCATCCCTGCGCTGGCAGACAGAAAAGATTGGCAGCGTTATTGGTTGCTTGATCCTATGGATGGTACTGGGGAGTTTATTCTCGAAAGCGGTGATTTTGCAGTAAATATCGCGTTAGTTGAAAATAACCGCCCAGTGCTAGGTGTTATTCATTGGCCAGCGAAACAAGTGACTTATTTTGCAAGCTATCAAAATGGTGCGTTTAAACGTGAAAATGGCCAAGATCAGCAAATTTCGGTAGCAACACCCGATAATTTAACCTTAGCAGTAAGCCGCAGACAAAAAATTGAAGCGGTCAGCCAGTATTTAAATACTCAGTTTGCGACGGTGGCATTAGGCTCATGCTCATTAAAGGCTTGTATCATCGCAGAGGGTAAAGCTGATTGTTTTTTACGTATCGGGCCAACGGGTGAGTGGGATACTGGGGCGTCACAAGTGATTGTAGAAGAAGCTGGTGGCTGTATTACCGATGCCGAATTCAACCCGTTAACTTACAATCAACGAGAAAGCACAGAAAACCCTGACTTTATTGTGATGGGTCACCCTGATTGGGAGTGGCAAAAAATGATTAGTCCTCATCAGCGAGCTTTTTAGCTTTGTTTTGTGTGCTTTTTGTTCGTTTGAGTTAAATTTGTCACTATAACCCTTGATTTCTAATCTTATTGCTATATGATAGCGCTCTCTCTGGAACAGGGCAGCAATAACATGCTTATGTTACTCAGAGATTACAGGCGCGGGATGGAGCAGAATGATAAATCATTCGTCGGACTCGCTAATACCTGAAGTCGAAAGTCGTCGGTTTAAATCCGGCTTCTGGGACTCTAAACATACAGGCGCGGGATGGAGCAGCCTGGTAGCTCGTCGGGCTCATAACCCGAAGGTCGTCGGTTCAAATCCGGCTCCCGCAACCAATTCTCTGAATTGGAAGCCAAGTTGTCATGTAAAGCAACTTTAAATAAATCTACAATTTCAGGCGCGGGATGGAGCAGCCTGGTAGCTCGTCGGGCTCATAACCCGAAGGTCGTCGGTTCAAATCCGGCTCCCGCAACCAATTTTTATAAAGATTGGTGTAATGTTGGAACTATAAAGGTCGTCGGTTCACTCTTCACCTTCACAGCTCCCGCAACCAATTCTCTGAATTGGCTGACTTCTTAAATTAAGTAAGAAGTAAAATAAACTTAATAATTTCAGGCGCGGGATGGAGCAGCCTGGTAGCTCGTCGGGCTCATAACCCGAAGGTCGTCGGTTCAAATCCGGCTCCCGCAACCAACTGAAATTACATAATAGGCACGCGAAAGCGTGTTTTTTTATGCCTGAAATATAGGTTCAGAGCCCGAAGGTCGTCGGTTCGCCCTCAAAATTCACAGCTCCCACAACCAACTGAAATTACATAATAGGCACGCGAAAGCGTGTATTTTATGTCTGAAAAAGCTGAAAGTTTTAAGTTGTCAGATCACAATCAGTTTGAAGCCGAATCGTGTTGTCTGTAGACCTTTGCTAAGGCCTACTTTAGCGCCGAAAAACAATTCACGGCTAAAGCCGTTCTCACGTTTTGATGTAGGCGTGAAATTTATTTCGCGCGTTATCTTTTGAATATTGCGCGATATAAAATCGCCTACAATGCTCGCTCACGGCTAAACTAACTCACTTCTAACATGCTTTAAGTAGGCTTGTAGACTTTCTTGCCATAGGACTAAAGCTTCGGTTAATGACTCTTTTAAAGGTTTATTGTCGAGCAGTTTACGTTCAATTTTTTTCAGTTCTAAACCGTAACGGTTAAAGCCTAGCTGCAAAGCGGTGCTGGCTTGGCGATGCAGCAGCTTGATGCACTGTTCTTTATCGTCTTCGGCTAGTTGTTGGCAACGGATTAGTTTGTTTCTAGCTGACAGTACAAACTCGTTATAAATTGATGATACTTCATCTTCACTGAATGAACTGACAAGTGTGGCAGCGGCTGTTTCATCATAGAGTGTATCTCGCAGCTCAACAGCAATGCTTGCAGCTTGATTACTTTGTGAATCACTGAGTGCTTGGCGTAGTTTTTGTTGTTTAATTGGTTTGCCAACAATGTCTTTGATACCAAGTGCTAAGTATTCTTTTATTTCATCAGGGCTAAGGCTCGCGGTAAACGCTAACACCGGAGTTCGCTGGTTTAAATGGTCGATATTCTTTAGCTTTTTCAGTACTTCTTGGCCTGTTAAATCAGGCAAGTTCATATCGAGTAATACCACATCAAAGTGATGTTTCTGCATTAGTTCAATGGCACTCGTACCATCTTTTGCAAGCTTAATTTTATGCTCATCATCAGCCATAAATTCAATGGCAATTTTTTGGTTTAAGTCGAGATCTTCAACTAATAAAACATCAAGGCCAGTGACATAATCTTTTGATTGGTGACGCTGTTCAACAAGGCTAAGCTCACCAATTGCAAGCGGAATATCAAAGCTGAAAGTACTGCCTTTATTAAGCTCACTCTCAATATTGAGCTTGCTGCCTAACTTTTCGAGCAAACGGCTGGTGATTGCTAAGCCAAGGCCTGTACCACCTTTTTCTTTACCTGCGCTGCTTTGAACATAAGGTTCTGTTAGGTATGCTATTTCTTCATCTTCAATACCAGGCCCTGAATCTATGACGCTGATACGAACAAGGTGATCTAATTGCCCTTCATTTAGCAATTTTACTTGGATTTTTACGCCACCATGGTCGGTAAATTTAATCGCATTACCTACTAAGTTAATAATAACCTGTCTGAGTTTTTGTTGGTCGCAGTAATAGCATGCTTGATCGGGCAAGTTGTATATAAGTTCAAACTTTAAGTGTTTTTGTTCTGCTAAAGGACTGAGCAAAAGGCACAGGTTATTGAGCCAGGTTTTAAACTCGACGTCTTCTTCGTAGAGCGCTTCATCACGCTGATCTAAGCTTGCGTAGTCGAGTACTTTATCTACCAGTAAGTTTAGTGACTCAGCTGAGTTGATGATCGCTTCACAATAAGGTTTGTCACGTGGATCACTCGACTGGTTCATGATTAGCTGCGCACTACCTAAAATGCCATTTAATGGCGTACGTATTTCATGGCTAATAGTTGATAGGAATAAACCACGAATTTCTAAGTCTTTATGAGCTTTTTCAGCTAACTGATTGAGGTTTTGTTCGCGGCGTTCATTACATAATAGTGCCATACCAGTTGCATAAAACATCGGTGCAATAACACCATTGATGAATAAAGTGATACTAAACCAATTTGCAGAGAGTAGATTAGCAGTTGTGATATCACCCATCATTAAGGTGCGACCTGTAAATACTGCCAGAATAATGCTGAGAATTAAAATATAGACAATACTGCCATTAGGGTAACTTTTACGGCCATTTCGTATAAATAATGCCAGTAAAAACAATGCTTCGACGATATGTTGAAGATCAGATACTAAAATTCGACTACGAAGCTCGTCGCTGTCGGTAGCAAGGTAAATCATGCTGATTGCTAAAGCTATGGTGATCGCAACAAAGGTTTTAAAGCCAACGCATTTGGCATTTAAAAACTGGCAAATCGCGAGTACATGAATAATGGATGCACTAAACAGGAGGGTATTTGCAATGGCAACACTGGCAATATTATTGATATGACCATGCAGTGCAAAACTCATTACCGATGCAAACATTACTAGAGGGTAGAAAATATAGAGTAAGGTGCCCGGAGTTTTATTATTGGTTCGCCATGTAAGGTAGTTAAGAAGAGTCATCACTGCCATCATGGCAGCACTGGCGTAATATAAAGTGGCTGAGTCGAGCATTGTATTTCCGGTTTTTTGCAATCAGTTTGAGCATAAAGTCAATTACAGTGTTTAGCAACCAGAAACAAAAACAGACGCGGCTGCGTCTGTTTTAACTAGTAGGATGTTTAGTTTAGCGAATTTCGTCTGGAATATTTTGCTGTGCCCAAGACAATAGCTCAATACGGTTACGACATTTAGTTTTTCTAAATGCACTATATAAGTGAGTTTTAACTGTATGTGGGCTGATGCTTAAATCTTCAGCAATTTCTTTATTTTTCGAACCTTTACTCATTAATGAAATAATCGCTTTTTCACGTTTAGTAAGTTTAACTGGTTCGATGTCACCATCTGTCAATTTGTGGAGTGCGTCTTTATTGAACTGCAACATACGATTTAATGCATTACACATGATATCGCGGCGGTACCATAGTTGATCTTCAAGTAATAAACGAATGCCTTTCATTAACACATCAGCATTATCTGTTGTGTAAAATACACCACGAATACCACTTAATAGAGCACGGTTAGCAAGCTCAGGGTTTTCATCTAGGTTAAACAGTACAATGTCGCACTTCATTCGTAGATTAACTAACTGTTCTTTTAATTTGCCCCATGGATCTGTGCTTGACGTTTCAATAAATAACAAGCGTGTTCCTTCTGGTACTTCAGAGATATCAGTACCAGATGTCACTGCCAGTCCTTGTGTTTTTAACAATGGCTCTAATACGTTAATGCCAATAGTGTTAATTGGCTCTGGATCTAATAATAAAAAGGCTGAACTACTCATATATATACACTCTTGAATAAAGTTGACAGTTAAATCCTATCACGCAATCCACCCCTTTCGTATTAGAAATTTCTGAGAGTTGTGCAGGAAAAGTACAGTTCGTGT
Above is a window of Pseudoalteromonas shioyasakiensis DNA encoding:
- the yrfG gene encoding GMP/IMP nucleotidase; translation: MLNWSKIDTVLLDMDGTLLDLHYDNYFWLTVIPEQYARKHKISLDEAKADILHRYQQVHGQINWYCLDYWQQQLDLPIMTLKRDIQHLIRIREDVPPFLTELRKAGKQLIMLTNAHPDCAMLKFEHTAIDNYLDGVISTHQYGVSKEHQPLWQQVHQEWQFDKERTLFVDDSPAVLDAAKEFGIGHILAVANPDSKQPHKQFDGFLSTIDFREFIPVK
- the nudE gene encoding ADP compounds hydrolase NudE — translated: MTQKKHPTPPQILSNEVVAKSRLFTVESLELKFSNDEQRQYERIRGGGRGAVMIVPVTADNELLLVREYCAGTNDYQLGFPKGLIDPGETPQQAADRELKEEVGFGAKHFAELKKVSMAPSYFNATMHILYAEDLYPETLPGDEPEPLVVVKWPISDWQSLLQQEDFTEARSVAALLLLTKYLESGAGNE
- the cysQ gene encoding 3'(2'),5'-bisphosphate nucleotidase CysQ; the encoded protein is MNDFLEPCIRLAEQAGDAIMAIYQQDDIGAEQKSDHTPVTKADLASNDVLMAGLKVIAPDIPIMSEETPIPALADRKDWQRYWLLDPMDGTGEFILESGDFAVNIALVENNRPVLGVIHWPAKQVTYFASYQNGAFKRENGQDQQISVATPDNLTLAVSRRQKIEAVSQYLNTQFATVALGSCSLKACIIAEGKADCFLRIGPTGEWDTGASQVIVEEAGGCITDAEFNPLTYNQRESTENPDFIVMGHPDWEWQKMISPHQRAF
- a CDS encoding ATP-binding protein; translated protein: MLDSATLYYASAAMMAVMTLLNYLTWRTNNKTPGTLLYIFYPLVMFASVMSFALHGHINNIASVAIANTLLFSASIIHVLAICQFLNAKCVGFKTFVAITIALAISMIYLATDSDELRSRILVSDLQHIVEALFLLALFIRNGRKSYPNGSIVYILILSIILAVFTGRTLMMGDITTANLLSANWFSITLFINGVIAPMFYATGMALLCNERREQNLNQLAEKAHKDLEIRGLFLSTISHEIRTPLNGILGSAQLIMNQSSDPRDKPYCEAIINSAESLNLLVDKVLDYASLDQRDEALYEEDVEFKTWLNNLCLLLSPLAEQKHLKFELIYNLPDQACYYCDQQKLRQVIINLVGNAIKFTDHGGVKIQVKLLNEGQLDHLVRISVIDSGPGIEDEEIAYLTEPYVQSSAGKEKGGTGLGLAITSRLLEKLGSKLNIESELNKGSTFSFDIPLAIGELSLVEQRHQSKDYVTGLDVLLVEDLDLNQKIAIEFMADDEHKIKLAKDGTSAIELMQKHHFDVVLLDMNLPDLTGQEVLKKLKNIDHLNQRTPVLAFTASLSPDEIKEYLALGIKDIVGKPIKQQKLRQALSDSQSNQAASIAVELRDTLYDETAAATLVSSFSEDEVSSIYNEFVLSARNKLIRCQQLAEDDKEQCIKLLHRQASTALQLGFNRYGLELKKIERKLLDNKPLKESLTEALVLWQESLQAYLKHVRSELV
- a CDS encoding helix-turn-helix transcriptional regulator — protein: MSSSAFLLLDPEPINTIGINVLEPLLKTQGLAVTSGTDISEVPEGTRLLFIETSSTDPWGKLKEQLVNLRMKCDIVLFNLDENPELANRALLSGIRGVFYTTDNADVLMKGIRLLLEDQLWYRRDIMCNALNRMLQFNKDALHKLTDGDIEPVKLTKREKAIISLMSKGSKNKEIAEDLSISPHTVKTHLYSAFRKTKCRNRIELLSWAQQNIPDEIR